One part of the Lathamus discolor isolate bLatDis1 chromosome 23, bLatDis1.hap1, whole genome shotgun sequence genome encodes these proteins:
- the ARF3 gene encoding ADP-ribosylation factor 3, translating to MGNIFGNLLKSLIGKKEMRILMVGLDAAGKTTILYKLKLGEIVTTIPTIGFNVETVEYKNISFTVWDVGGQDKIRPLWRHYFQNTQGLIFVVDSNDRERVNEAREELMRMLAEDELRDAVLLVFANKQDLPNAMNAAEITDKLGLHSLRHRNWYIQATCATSGDGLYEGLDWLANQLKNKK from the exons ATGGGCAACATCTTCGGGAACCTGCTGAAGAGCCTCATTGGGAAGAAGGAGATGCGGATCCTGATGGTGGGGCTGGACGCCGCCGGGAAGACCACCATCCTCTACAAGCTGAAGCTGGGGGAGATCGTCACCACCATCCCCACCATAG ggTTCAACGTGGAGACGGTGGAGTACAAGAACATCAGCTTCACCGTGTGGGATGTGGGTGGGCAGGACAAGATCCGGCCCCTCTGGAGGCATTACTTCCAAAACACCCAGG GGCTCATCTTCGTGGTGGACAGCAACGACCGGGAGCGGGTGAATGAGGCGCGGGAGGAGCTCATGCGGATGCTGGCGGAGgatgagctgcgggacgctgtccTCCTCGTCTTCGCCAACAAGCAG GACCTGCCCAATGCCATGAACGCGGCGGAGATCACGGACAAGCTGGGGCTGCACTCCCTGCGCCACCGTAACTGGTACATCCAAGCGACCTGCGCCACCAGCGGGGACGGGCTCTACGAGGGTCTCGACTGGCTCGCCAACCAGCTCAAGAACAAGAAGTGA
- the PRKAG1 gene encoding 5'-AMP-activated protein kinase subunit gamma-1 — MEDPGPGPDPAAEVPVELSPPGLEGPPPRGAYTTFMKSHRCYDLIPTSSKLVVFDTSLQVKKAFFALVTNGVRAAPLWDSKKQSFVGMLTITDFINILHRYYKSPMVQIYELEEHKIETWREVYLQDSFKPLVCISPNASLFDAVSSLIRNKIHRLPVIDPDSGNTLYILTHKRILKFLKLFIAEVPKPEFMAKTLEELQIGTYSNIAVVRTSTPIYVALGIFVQHRVSALPVVDESGRVVDIYSKFDVINLAAEKTYNNLDVTVTRALQHRSHYFEGVLKCYKHETLEAIINRLVEAEVHRLVVVDESDVVKGIVSLSDILQALVLPQGP, encoded by the exons ATGGAG GATCCCGGCCCCGGTCCCGACCCGGCCGCAGAGGTCCCGGTGGAGCTGAGCCCGCCGGGGCTGGAAG GGCCCCCCCCCCGCGGTGCTTACACCACGTTCATGAAGTCCCATCGCTGCTACGACCTGATCCCCACCAGCTCCAAACTGGTTGTGTTTGACACGTCCCTTCAG GTGAAGAAGGCGTTCTTCGCGCTGGTCACCAACGGCGTGCGCGCGGCCCCGCTCTGGGACAGCAAGAAGCAAAGCTTCGTGG gCATGCTGACCATCACCGACTTCATCAACATCCTGCACCGCTACTACAAGTCACCCATG GTGCAGATCTACGAGCTGGAGGAGCACAAAATAGAGACGTGGAGAG AGGTTTACCTGCAGGACTCCTTCAAGCCTCTGGTCTGCATTTCCCCCAATGCCAG CCTCTTTGACGCCGTCTCCTCCCTGATCCGGAACAAGATCCATCGCCTGCCCGTCATAGACCCTGACTCGGGGAACACCCTCTACATCCTCACCCACAAGCGCATCCTCAAGTTCCTCAAGCTCTTT ATAGCAGAGGTCCCAAAGCCCGAGTTCATGGCCAAGAcgctggaggagctgcagatCGGTACCTACAGCAACATCGCGGTGGTGCGCACCAGCACCCCCATCTACGTGGCCCTGGGCATCTTCGTGCAGCACCGCGTCTCCGCGCTGCCCGTCGTCGATGAGTCGG gGCGGGTGGTCGACATCTACTCCAAATTTGACGTGATT aaCCTGGCGGCTGAGAAGACCTACAACAACCTGGACGTGACGGTGACGCGGGCGCTGCAGCATCGCTCCCACTACTTCGAGGGCGTCCTCAAGTGTTACAAGCATGAGACATTGGAAGCCATCATCAACCGCCTGGTGGAGGCAGAG GTTCACCGGCTGGTGGTGGTGGATGAGAGCGACGTGGTCAAGGGGATCGTCTCCCTCTCAGACATCCTGCAAGCCCTGGTCCTCCCGCAGGGCCCCTGA
- the WNT1 gene encoding proto-oncogene Wnt-1, translated as MRAAALGLALRALWALALSSLSNTLAVNNSGRWWGIINVASSTNLLTDSKNVQLVLDPSLQLLSRKQRKLIRQNPGILHSVSSGLQTAIKECKWQFRNRRWNCPTSQGPNIFGKIVNRGCRETAFIFAITSAGVTHSVARSCSEGSIESCTCDYRRRGPGGPDWHWGGCSDNIDFGRLFGREFVDSSEKGRDLRFLMNLHNNEAGRMTVFSEMRQECKCHGMSGSCTVRTCWMRLPTFRAVGDVLKDRFDGASRVIYGNKGSNRASRVELHHLEPENPAHKPPSPHDLVYFEKSPNFCTYSGKTGTAGTAGRFCNSSSPGLDGCELLCCGRGYRTRTQRVTERCNCTFHWCCHVSCLNCTNTQVLHECL; from the exons ATGCGAGCCGCCGCTCTGGGGCTGGCGCTTCGGGCGCTCTGGGCGCTggccctctcctccctctccaaCACGCTGGCCGTGAACAACAGCGGGCGGTGGTG GGGCATCATCAACGTGGCCTCGTCCACCAACCTGCTGACGGACTCCAAGAACGTGCAGCTGGTGCTGGaccccagcctgcagctgctgagccGCAAGCAGCGCAAGCTGATCCGCCAGAACCCCGGCATCCTGCACAGCGTCAGCTCCGGCCTCCAGACCGCCATCAAGGAGTGCAAGTGGCAGTTCCGCAACCGCCGCTGGAACTGCCCCACCTCGCAGGGCCCCAACATCTTCGGCAAGATCGTTAACCGGG GCTGCCGGGAGACCGCGTTCATCTTCGCCATCACCAGCGCCGGTGTCACGCACTCGGTGGCACGGTCCTGCTCGGAGGGCTCCATCGAGTCCTGCACTTGTGACTACCGGCGCCGCGGCCCCGGGGGGCCCGACTGGCACTGGGGGGGCTGCAGCGACAACATCGACTTCGGGCGCCTCTTCGGGAGGGAGTTTGTGGACTCCAGTGAGAAGGGCCGAGACCTGCGATTCCTCATGAACCTGCACAACAACGAGGCTGGGAGAATG ACGGTGTTCTCCGAGATGCGCCAGGAGTGCAAGTGCCACGGCATGTCGGGCTCCTGCACCGTGCGCACATGCTGGATGCGGCTGCCGACCTTCCGCGCCGTGGGCGACGTCCTGAAGGACCGCTTCGACGGGGCTTCCCGCGTCATCTACGGCAACAAGGGCAGCAACCGGGCATCGCGCGTGGAGCTGCATCACCTGGAGCCCGAGAACCCGGCCCACAAACCCCCCTCGCCCCACGACCTCGTCTACTTCGAGAAGTCCCCCAATTTCTGCACCTACAGCGGGAAGACGGGGACGGCGGGGACGGCCGGGAGGTTCTGCAACAGCTCCTCGCCGGGGCTGGATGGGTGCGAGCTGCTGTGCTGCGGGCGCGGGTACCGCACACGCACCCAGCGCGTCACCGAGCGCTGCAACTGCACCTTCCACTGGTGCTGCCACGTCAGCTGCCTCAACTGCACCAACACGCAGGTGCTGCACGAGTGCTTGTGA